In Hyphomicrobiales bacterium, a single window of DNA contains:
- a CDS encoding twin transmembrane helix small protein — MTFTSLISFAVVAAVAVVLVLGLANMMRGGSPNRSQNFMRWRVLLQFGAIIVLMLALWLSQRGA, encoded by the coding sequence ATGACTTTCACCAGCCTGATCAGTTTTGCTGTCGTTGCCGCCGTGGCGGTGGTTCTTGTCCTTGGCCTTGCCAACATGATGCGCGGCGGCTCGCCCAACCGCTCGCAGAATTTCATGCGCTGGCGCGTGCTCCTGCAATTCGGCGCGATCATCGTGCTGATGCTCGCCCTGTGGCTGAGCCAGCGCGGGGCTTGA
- a CDS encoding DUF1232 domain-containing protein, which produces MAGQDEQMVREGFWPKLTRHAAQLPFADELLAAWYCATDPATPLKVKGTLFGALAYFILPFDVIPDMILALGFTDDMAVLMAAVTLVRRHITPAHRDKARAMLDEVRSGTVAAGSQ; this is translated from the coding sequence ATGGCCGGTCAGGACGAACAGATGGTGCGCGAAGGCTTCTGGCCGAAGCTCACCCGCCATGCCGCACAGCTTCCCTTTGCCGATGAACTGCTCGCCGCGTGGTATTGCGCCACTGATCCCGCCACGCCGCTGAAAGTGAAAGGCACGCTGTTCGGTGCGCTTGCCTATTTCATCCTGCCCTTCGACGTGATTCCCGACATGATCCTGGCGCTCGGATTCACCGACGACATGGCCGTGCTGATGGCGGCGGTGACGCTGGTGCGGCGCCACATCACGCCAGCGCACCGCGACAAGGCACGGGCCATGCTGGATGAAGTCAGGTCCGGGACGGTGGCCGCCGGTTCACAATAA